A window of Pirellula sp. SH-Sr6A contains these coding sequences:
- a CDS encoding ATP-binding protein has translation MLRVICNAVHHGIETSQELRVTAGKPAIGTITLQAFQQNEYVYIEIHDDGQGLDPKRIRKMAQERGILGPDDILSNHELIQLIFHPGFSIKRNALGVSGSVSGLVAVRRDIDASRGSIELRSESGRGTCVSVRLPLPAAILDTTFECSGEPRGLETTRHCLSFHRNQS, from the coding sequence TTGCTGCGAGTGATTTGCAATGCCGTTCACCACGGTATTGAGACCTCTCAAGAGTTACGTGTCACCGCAGGTAAGCCAGCAATCGGAACTATAACGCTTCAAGCATTCCAGCAAAATGAATACGTCTACATTGAAATCCATGACGATGGACAAGGTCTCGATCCCAAACGCATTCGCAAAATGGCTCAAGAACGAGGGATCCTCGGACCGGACGACATTCTGTCCAATCACGAACTAATCCAACTGATTTTCCACCCGGGCTTTTCGATCAAGCGGAATGCGTTGGGCGTCTCGGGCTCAGTGAGTGGCCTTGTTGCCGTGAGACGGGATATCGATGCATCGCGTGGCAGCATCGAATTGCGTAGCGAATCAGGTCGCGGAACTTGCGTTTCCGTACGATTACCTCTCCCCGCGGCCATCCTAGACACAACTTTCGAGTGCTCCGGGGAACCGCGTGGTCTCGAGACCACGCGTCACTGTCTCTCGTTCCATCGGAACCAATCATGA
- a CDS encoding Hpt domain-containing protein, whose translation MSEVTSLLDDLALSLLDANGSTNADLHQIESQLLELACLMEPIDPRCATALQKSAIFMSRFPSREQHSKEDPLLVALKTVAAVQLIVRQESTWEESGIPSLLSDDMCKTGPLDSKHMNSSEVHIGPSSPSPELLKGFVREAQCHLDTIVAELIALETAPTNQESLRSISRAFHSIKSVAGFMGLQSIHAVAHEAENLLVLARDGKKLLKGASIDGIFAATNMLKRLFRSLSRRDGSENDPEIRQTLSCLLESLRRIATLDSELAQAGIVPSHLVETLSSTPTQVWGSDLSEPCSRLCGKPMSKRFQRERLDRLVDMIGELVIAEAMVQQDLLTSNHRDASANRSLARLNQVTRDLQELSLALRMVPIGPTFETMEHLARDLSKKLGKPIDFHIVGENTEVE comes from the coding sequence ATGAGCGAAGTTACATCGCTTCTAGATGATCTTGCCCTGAGCCTGCTCGATGCGAATGGCAGCACGAATGCGGACCTCCATCAAATCGAGTCCCAGCTTCTTGAATTGGCCTGTCTCATGGAACCTATCGACCCTCGCTGTGCGACTGCGCTGCAGAAGTCTGCGATCTTCATGTCGCGATTTCCTTCCAGAGAACAACATTCCAAAGAAGATCCGCTCCTTGTCGCGCTGAAGACCGTCGCTGCTGTCCAGCTGATCGTGCGCCAAGAATCTACCTGGGAAGAATCTGGAATCCCCAGTCTGCTCTCGGATGACATGTGCAAAACCGGTCCATTGGATTCGAAGCACATGAATTCTAGTGAAGTTCACATCGGTCCGTCTTCCCCGAGCCCAGAACTCCTGAAAGGCTTCGTTCGTGAGGCTCAATGCCACCTCGACACGATCGTAGCCGAACTCATCGCGTTAGAAACCGCTCCCACCAACCAAGAAAGCCTTAGGTCCATATCCCGAGCCTTCCATTCCATCAAAAGTGTAGCCGGATTTATGGGGTTGCAATCGATCCATGCGGTTGCCCACGAGGCGGAGAATCTATTGGTACTAGCTCGCGACGGGAAAAAACTTCTAAAAGGGGCAAGCATCGACGGAATCTTTGCAGCCACCAATATGCTGAAACGATTGTTCCGCTCCTTATCCAGAAGGGATGGCTCAGAGAATGACCCAGAAATCAGACAAACCCTATCCTGTCTTCTTGAGTCTCTGAGGCGTATTGCCACTCTGGACTCGGAGTTGGCCCAGGCAGGAATCGTCCCTAGCCATCTCGTTGAGACCTTGTCCTCAACCCCCACACAAGTGTGGGGATCGGACCTGTCAGAACCGTGTTCAAGGCTATGCGGAAAACCGATGTCCAAGCGATTTCAGCGCGAACGATTGGATCGTTTGGTGGACATGATCGGAGAATTGGTGATCGCGGAGGCCATGGTCCAGCAGGATCTGCTCACTTCCAATCACCGAGATGCCAGCGCTAATCGAAGTCTTGCTCGACTCAACCAAGTCACCCGCGATCTCCAAGAACTCAGCCTTGCACTCCGAATGGTTCCCATCGGTCCCACCTTCGAAACAATGGAGCACTTGGCTCGTGACCTCTCCAAGAAGCTAGGTAAACCTATCGATTTTCATATCGTGGGAGAAAATACCGAAGTAGAGTAA
- a CDS encoding response regulator produces MVSIRSEKKHMYGQKRVLHLDDDPAFLKLASIILRKASIQSVGLTNPRPVNRMLQENGLRVVLLDIDLPDVHGLTVLRNIKAMDAGIQVIMCTADVNMDVLRRAVEYGAEDVLFKPRLTPTMLIESVEHALGKVDRLLGTIAWLEQFHVVSQ; encoded by the coding sequence ATGGTTTCGATCCGAAGTGAGAAGAAGCATATGTATGGTCAAAAGAGAGTTCTTCATCTCGACGACGATCCAGCCTTTTTGAAACTGGCTTCGATCATCCTGCGCAAGGCATCTATTCAATCGGTGGGGTTAACGAATCCAAGACCGGTCAATCGAATGCTGCAAGAGAATGGGCTGCGAGTCGTACTTCTGGACATCGATTTACCTGATGTTCACGGATTGACCGTACTGCGCAACATCAAGGCCATGGACGCGGGGATACAGGTGATTATGTGCACCGCGGATGTCAACATGGACGTCCTTCGTCGGGCGGTCGAGTACGGTGCGGAAGATGTCCTGTTCAAACCGAGATTAACCCCGACGATGTTGATTGAATCCGTCGAGCATGCGCTCGGCAAAGTAGATCGGCTTTTGGGGACGATTGCTTGGCTAGAGCAGTTTCACGTCGTTTCCCAATAG
- a CDS encoding Hpt domain-containing protein has translation MNKKLHSPLAFDPDFTPVLIEFVSNLRLRDAAIREALRSKDLPSLRRIAHQLKGAFGAYGFPALTNLAADVERLIDSGEGLRDIAIASDRLLDAMSLVSAEPETL, from the coding sequence ATGAATAAGAAGCTGCACTCGCCATTGGCGTTCGACCCTGATTTCACACCCGTTTTGATCGAATTCGTTTCGAACTTGCGGTTGCGGGATGCCGCGATTCGTGAAGCGTTGCGTTCCAAGGATCTTCCTTCCCTTCGCAGAATCGCTCACCAATTGAAAGGTGCCTTTGGCGCCTACGGATTTCCCGCACTGACGAATCTAGCTGCCGATGTGGAACGCTTGATTGATTCGGGCGAAGGGCTGCGAGATATTGCCATCGCCAGCGACCGTCTCCTCGACGCGATGTCGTTGGTCTCCGCTGAACCCGAGACTCTCTAG